In the genome of Desulfuromonas sp. DDH964, one region contains:
- a CDS encoding type-F conjugative transfer system secretin TraK, translated as MRWNRMQIAILGGLVWAGSLTLAYADKGISEVWPTVILPEVTTKVRLSNTDVNRLVCPDGIKDVVFSQEKGVKVKITDGNAFLKFQVIKKGEEMIYTEVPSEFYVVCGGDIYSLVGMPQRVPAQTIRLSSGKKQKIQQNLSLFNGMPLEKKILTLIRQTYTDQLPESYEVRVVNRQINLFPVLWMSFTREIVVEGEGLAVREYRVSLKSGTEPVRLTEQEFLRSELTSQPLAVAVDELLLSDGSHSRVFVVERRDPDSPSPMIKQTVDKASGSKKPVFQPVNEEGTDGP; from the coding sequence ATGCGCTGGAATCGAATGCAAATCGCCATTTTGGGCGGTCTCGTATGGGCGGGGTCCTTGACCCTTGCTTATGCCGATAAGGGAATCTCTGAGGTTTGGCCCACGGTCATCCTGCCGGAAGTGACAACCAAGGTGAGACTATCAAACACCGACGTTAATCGCCTGGTGTGCCCAGATGGCATCAAGGATGTGGTGTTCAGCCAGGAGAAAGGCGTCAAGGTGAAGATCACCGACGGCAACGCCTTCCTCAAATTCCAGGTCATCAAAAAAGGGGAGGAGATGATCTACACCGAAGTTCCTTCCGAATTCTATGTGGTCTGCGGAGGAGATATCTACAGTCTGGTTGGAATGCCTCAAAGAGTCCCGGCGCAAACCATTCGCCTATCAAGCGGGAAGAAACAGAAAATCCAGCAAAACCTCTCCCTCTTCAACGGGATGCCGTTGGAGAAAAAGATCCTCACCCTGATCCGGCAGACCTACACCGACCAGCTCCCCGAGAGCTATGAGGTCAGAGTCGTCAACCGCCAGATAAATCTCTTCCCCGTGCTCTGGATGAGCTTCACCCGGGAAATCGTCGTTGAGGGCGAAGGTCTCGCTGTGCGCGAATATCGAGTCTCTCTCAAATCCGGAACGGAACCGGTCCGCCTGACAGAGCAGGAATTTCTCCGCTCCGAATTGACCAGTCAGCCACTGGCGGTCGCGGTGGATGAATTGCTCTTGAGCGATGGGAGTCATTCCAGGGTTTTTGTTGTGGAGCGAAGAGACCCTGATTCTCCATCACCAATGATCAAACAGACCGTGGACAAGGCCTCCGGAAGTAAAAAGCCGGTATTCCAGCCGGTCAATGAGGAGGGGACAGATGGCCCTTAA
- a CDS encoding DsbC family protein, which translates to MRFTLCLILAAFLGIQPALAEDPAGDPVDQLSQLLPNTTIDGFGPTPIPGLFEVTAGDQIFYFSPTGHLVFGEIWTKDGRSLTAERREQVIAEKIKRLPLQKSLTIGNGPHQVIEFTDPDCPFCRKVDAFFANRSDVTRHVFFYPIAGLHPKAAPKARYILCSDDRERAMREVYAGAWDSEALPPLANGCQETLLDEHLQLGGMLGVRGTPTIWVDGTAIKGADLAAIAALLDQPSKQ; encoded by the coding sequence ATGAGATTTACCCTTTGTCTGATACTGGCTGCGTTTTTAGGAATTCAGCCCGCACTCGCAGAAGACCCGGCTGGAGATCCTGTCGATCAGCTTTCCCAGCTTCTGCCCAATACGACTATTGACGGGTTTGGTCCAACGCCAATACCCGGGCTCTTCGAGGTAACAGCGGGTGATCAGATTTTTTACTTCAGCCCGACCGGTCACCTCGTTTTCGGAGAAATCTGGACCAAGGATGGTCGCAGCCTCACTGCTGAACGCCGTGAACAGGTCATCGCGGAAAAGATCAAGCGCCTCCCTCTCCAGAAATCGCTGACCATCGGCAATGGCCCACACCAGGTGATTGAGTTCACCGATCCGGATTGCCCTTTCTGCCGCAAGGTCGACGCATTTTTCGCGAATCGTTCAGACGTGACCCGGCATGTTTTCTTTTACCCAATCGCAGGACTCCATCCGAAAGCTGCGCCCAAGGCTCGATACATCCTGTGCAGTGATGACAGAGAAAGGGCCATGCGAGAGGTCTATGCCGGGGCATGGGATAGCGAGGCCTTACCACCACTGGCGAACGGTTGCCAAGAAACTCTCCTGGACGAGCATCTGCAGCTCGGAGGAATGCTCGGTGTGCGGGGAACACCGACCATCTGGGTTGACGGAACCGCAATCAAGGGTGCCGATCTCGCCGCAATCGCCGCCTTGCTCGACCAACCATCAAAACAATGA
- a CDS encoding TraC family protein: MGLATLLFGDGGLTKGQLARDTRRSTLSSYLPYIAYDPDTRIYLNNDDTLGLLWECSPVVFAGEKTMRALDGLFRIDFPAGTILQFILHGDPHVDPILADFKNLKGKRGELFEQISSALTDHFRTGATGGWETTGPLLRNFRVFFSAKWPRDKKANVADIAGMAEEALAGASLHPKSVTPSHLLDWLRRLLNDSPSGDLGHYDETIPIRKQAIFAETVTSKAFDHVRIGEREWRCLTPKGYPPEVNPLQTNQLFGGIEGGSSDADQLPGPFLYCLNVLLEDQKTKLHAKCNMILMQQGVGSFAPSLSRKKEEYLWATGEIDKGAKFYKIIPVMWVYDAPDKARRALDRARRLWEGQGYLMQEDRGILPVMLISALPFGLYDTGRNVDQLERDYIVPAGTVSTILPVQGDFSGVGRPQMIFASRKGQVAGLDLMDKEAINHNAFIAASSGSGKSFFINYLVTNYFSAGAKIRIIDIGGSYQKMTKMCGARYLDFTDEADICINPFTKIIEPEHDIPVIAPIIAQMVYSTTETPPSEIEMTLIKNAVRWAWDQEGNASGVDTVHRYLSDYKDHGGHNGEILAAAEKLAFNIEDFTSRGPYGRFFNGPSTFDISNDDFVVLELEHLEPKKELFRVVTLQIINAVTKDLYLSDRKTPRFVIFDEAWKFLGKSGHLQEVIEEGYRRARKFKGSFNVITQSILDLKQFGPVGDVIQGNSAFKFYLESGDFERAAAQKLINYDPFSMQMLKSVKSRKPRYSEIFMDTPFGVGVGRLMVDPFSYYAFTSDADEIAEIEDLVQEGLSYAEAIKAMVDKYRRR, from the coding sequence ATGGGTCTTGCAACCCTTCTTTTTGGTGACGGGGGGCTGACAAAAGGGCAACTGGCTCGTGATACGCGGCGTAGCACGCTGTCAAGCTATCTGCCCTATATCGCCTACGATCCGGACACCAGAATCTACTTGAACAACGACGACACCCTTGGACTGCTCTGGGAATGCTCGCCGGTTGTCTTTGCCGGTGAAAAAACCATGCGGGCCCTGGATGGACTTTTCCGCATCGACTTCCCGGCAGGAACCATTCTCCAGTTCATCCTGCACGGAGATCCCCATGTCGACCCGATCTTGGCGGACTTCAAAAACCTCAAAGGCAAACGAGGGGAGTTGTTCGAGCAAATCTCCTCCGCCCTTACGGACCATTTTCGCACCGGGGCGACGGGGGGTTGGGAGACAACCGGACCGCTGCTGAGGAATTTCCGGGTCTTTTTCTCTGCGAAATGGCCCCGAGATAAAAAAGCCAACGTGGCCGATATCGCCGGCATGGCCGAGGAAGCGCTGGCCGGCGCGTCACTCCATCCCAAGTCGGTAACACCGTCGCACCTGCTCGACTGGCTTCGCCGGTTGCTGAACGATTCTCCTTCCGGGGATCTTGGGCATTACGACGAGACTATCCCGATCAGAAAGCAGGCGATCTTCGCGGAGACGGTGACAAGCAAGGCTTTCGACCACGTGCGCATCGGGGAGCGCGAGTGGCGCTGTCTGACTCCCAAAGGATACCCCCCGGAAGTCAACCCGCTGCAAACCAATCAGCTCTTCGGTGGCATCGAGGGGGGATCGTCCGACGCGGACCAGCTTCCCGGTCCGTTTCTTTACTGCTTGAACGTCCTGCTGGAGGACCAGAAAACCAAGCTGCACGCCAAGTGCAACATGATCCTGATGCAGCAGGGCGTCGGCTCGTTCGCACCGAGTCTGTCACGCAAAAAGGAGGAATATCTCTGGGCGACCGGCGAGATCGACAAAGGGGCCAAATTCTACAAGATCATCCCTGTCATGTGGGTGTATGACGCTCCAGACAAGGCCAGGCGAGCCCTGGATCGCGCAAGGCGACTCTGGGAAGGCCAAGGATACCTGATGCAGGAGGATCGCGGAATTCTTCCGGTCATGCTGATCTCCGCGCTGCCATTCGGTCTCTACGACACCGGCAGAAACGTCGACCAGTTGGAGCGGGACTACATCGTACCTGCGGGTACGGTTTCAACCATCCTTCCTGTCCAGGGGGATTTCTCCGGAGTCGGACGCCCGCAGATGATTTTCGCCTCGCGCAAGGGCCAGGTCGCTGGTCTCGACCTGATGGACAAGGAAGCAATCAACCACAATGCCTTCATCGCGGCTTCCAGCGGTTCCGGCAAGAGCTTTTTCATCAACTACCTGGTCACCAACTATTTTTCGGCCGGAGCCAAAATCCGCATCATCGACATCGGTGGCAGCTACCAGAAGATGACCAAGATGTGCGGAGCCCGTTACCTGGACTTCACAGACGAGGCGGACATCTGCATCAACCCCTTCACCAAAATCATCGAGCCGGAACACGACATCCCGGTGATCGCGCCGATCATCGCCCAAATGGTCTATTCGACCACCGAAACACCGCCGAGCGAGATCGAGATGACGCTGATCAAGAACGCGGTGCGTTGGGCTTGGGACCAGGAGGGGAACGCGTCCGGTGTCGACACGGTGCATCGTTACCTTTCGGATTACAAGGATCATGGCGGGCACAACGGAGAGATCCTCGCGGCTGCGGAAAAGCTGGCGTTCAACATCGAAGACTTCACCAGCCGAGGACCCTACGGGCGCTTCTTCAACGGCCCCTCGACCTTTGACATCTCGAACGACGACTTCGTGGTGCTGGAGTTGGAACACCTTGAGCCGAAGAAGGAACTCTTCCGGGTGGTTACCCTGCAGATCATCAATGCCGTCACCAAGGATCTCTATCTTTCGGACCGCAAAACACCCCGGTTCGTCATTTTCGACGAGGCGTGGAAGTTTCTCGGAAAGTCGGGGCACCTTCAGGAGGTCATCGAGGAGGGCTACCGGCGAGCCCGGAAATTCAAGGGCTCGTTCAATGTCATTACCCAGTCCATTCTCGACCTCAAGCAGTTCGGACCTGTCGGAGACGTCATCCAGGGGAACAGCGCCTTCAAGTTCTACCTGGAATCGGGGGACTTCGAGCGGGCGGCGGCCCAGAAGCTGATCAATTACGACCCGTTTTCCATGCAGATGCTCAAAAGCGTCAAGAGCCGCAAACCCCGTTACTCGGAGATCTTCATGGACACACCGTTCGGCGTCGGGGTGGGGCGACTGATGGTCGATCCCTTCAGCTACTACGCATTCACCTCGGACGCCGATGAAATTGCCGAGATCGAGGATTTGGTCCAGGAAGGA
- a CDS encoding TraV family lipoprotein produces the protein MRWLLLSPFLLLTLSGCLNPYAGDFKCPETDNGKCVSVEDAYHESRGNPLGMSSQPSTGDYQEALYGRMAGLLKEPETPMVVPSKVMRVLMLPYEGKDEELYLYRYAYIFTDRPRWILTDPTKTPMGEQ, from the coding sequence ATGAGATGGTTGCTGCTTTCCCCTTTTTTGCTCCTGACGTTGAGCGGCTGTCTGAATCCTTACGCAGGCGACTTCAAATGCCCGGAGACGGACAACGGAAAATGCGTGTCCGTTGAGGACGCCTATCACGAGTCGAGAGGGAATCCGCTCGGCATGTCGAGCCAGCCGAGCACTGGAGATTATCAAGAGGCTCTTTATGGACGCATGGCCGGATTGCTGAAGGAACCGGAAACGCCGATGGTCGTTCCGTCCAAAGTGATGCGGGTTCTGATGCTTCCCTATGAGGGGAAGGACGAGGAACTCTATCTCTACCGCTACGCCTACATTTTCACCGACCGTCCGCGCTGGATCTTGACCGACCCGACGAAAACGCCCATGGGAGAGCAATAA
- a CDS encoding type II toxin-antitoxin system HipA family toxin, whose translation MNSKPEKYTEAYVWIWLPGEIEPVVAGKLTAEGDTLVFNYGKSYLERDNAISIYDRELPLRPGALPLPKGLTIPGCIRDGAPDAWGRRVLLNRLLGRKGKNADVSQLDELTYLLESGSDRIGALDFQLSPVEYVPRSPVNASLEELLRSAERVEKGVPLNADLDEALHHGSSIGGARPKALIEHQNKKYIAKFSSTTDLYSVVKAEFIAMRLAKLSGLHAAEVDMTSALGKDVLLIERFDRIWSEKGWQRRPMLSALTLLGLDEMMARYASYQDLAEIVRHKFTEAQATLKELFARIVFNILVGNTDDHARNHAAFWNGETLSLTPAYDICPQGRSGNEATQAMLIGGDNRMSRVSSCLDAAHQYLLSPDEAREIVSHQLTMIGDCWNEVCQKADLNETDRRLLWGRQFLNPFAFDDLSGENVSLKTFAEEIRNKNAL comes from the coding sequence ATGAATTCTAAGCCAGAAAAATACACCGAAGCCTACGTCTGGATCTGGCTGCCGGGCGAAATCGAGCCGGTCGTCGCCGGAAAACTGACGGCGGAAGGGGACACGCTGGTTTTCAACTACGGCAAAAGTTATCTCGAACGAGACAACGCCATCTCCATCTATGACCGTGAACTCCCTTTGCGACCAGGGGCGCTTCCACTGCCGAAGGGGCTGACCATCCCCGGTTGCATCCGTGATGGAGCCCCGGACGCCTGGGGTCGTCGGGTGCTGCTGAACCGGTTGCTCGGTCGCAAAGGGAAAAACGCGGATGTCTCTCAACTTGACGAACTGACCTATCTGCTCGAATCCGGTTCCGATCGTATCGGAGCACTCGATTTTCAACTTTCACCGGTCGAATATGTACCTCGATCCCCGGTGAACGCCTCCCTTGAGGAGTTGCTGCGCTCCGCCGAGCGGGTTGAAAAAGGTGTCCCCCTGAATGCAGACCTTGACGAGGCCCTGCATCATGGCAGCTCGATCGGCGGGGCACGTCCCAAGGCTCTTATCGAACATCAGAACAAGAAATATATCGCGAAATTTTCCTCGACGACCGATCTCTACAGTGTCGTCAAGGCTGAATTTATCGCCATGCGTCTGGCTAAACTGAGCGGGCTCCATGCCGCCGAGGTGGATATGACCTCGGCGTTGGGAAAGGATGTCTTGCTGATTGAGCGCTTTGACCGCATCTGGTCTGAAAAAGGCTGGCAACGACGCCCCATGCTTTCGGCCCTCACCCTGCTGGGCCTAGATGAAATGATGGCCCGCTACGCCAGCTACCAGGATCTGGCTGAGATCGTTCGGCACAAATTCACCGAGGCCCAGGCGACGCTGAAGGAGCTCTTTGCCCGTATCGTCTTCAATATTCTCGTCGGCAACACCGACGACCATGCCAGGAATCATGCGGCTTTCTGGAATGGCGAGACCCTTTCCCTGACCCCGGCGTATGATATCTGCCCGCAAGGACGCAGCGGAAACGAGGCGACCCAAGCCATGCTGATCGGCGGCGACAATCGCATGAGCCGAGTCTCCTCATGTCTTGACGCCGCACACCAATATCTCTTGTCACCAGATGAAGCCCGCGAGATTGTCAGCCATCAGCTTACGATGATTGGTGATTGCTGGAATGAAGTCTGCCAGAAGGCCGATCTCAACGAAACTGATCGCAGATTGTTATGGGGTCGACAGTTTCTCAACCCATTTGCCTTCGATGATCTGTCAGGTGAGAATGTCTCCCTAAAGACGTTCGCTGAGGAAATCCGCAACAAGAACGCTCTCTGA
- a CDS encoding type IV conjugative transfer system protein TraE yields the protein MKFDLFVQKTSNLFAERRLLRLIVFLIGGLQVFNCLLLFSVLDQKRTILIPVGNPNKVSVSGSSADTTYLREMGRYVAGLGLSYNPGTVRQQYEELLSLFSPERFASAKEQLYEAADTVETAGASSVFFIADMTNHPEQKILDITGTRQMFVQDQKTDEKQLVYRLAYQIRDGRFWINDFAERKN from the coding sequence ATGAAGTTCGATCTCTTCGTGCAGAAGACCAGCAATCTCTTCGCGGAACGGCGCTTGTTAAGGCTGATCGTTTTTCTGATCGGAGGGCTGCAGGTCTTCAACTGCTTGCTCCTCTTCTCTGTTTTGGATCAGAAGCGCACCATCCTGATCCCGGTAGGCAACCCGAACAAGGTGTCGGTATCCGGTTCCTCGGCGGATACGACCTATTTGCGTGAAATGGGACGGTATGTCGCCGGGCTTGGCCTGAGCTACAACCCCGGAACCGTAAGACAGCAATATGAAGAGCTCTTGTCCCTGTTCTCTCCGGAGCGCTTCGCAAGCGCGAAGGAGCAGCTCTATGAGGCAGCGGACACAGTGGAGACGGCCGGAGCGTCGAGCGTCTTCTTTATCGCGGACATGACCAACCACCCGGAGCAGAAAATCCTCGACATCACCGGAACCCGGCAGATGTTTGTCCAAGACCAGAAAACGGATGAAAAACAGTTGGTCTACAGGCTCGCCTATCAAATCCGGGATGGCCGTTTCTGGATCAATGACTTTGCGGAGAGGAAGAATTAA
- a CDS encoding helix-turn-helix transcriptional regulator, translating to MRKAMTQARPFSKYTMEAVKLLGKQIQLGRKQRRWSETELAERAGIARATLQRIEKGDMACKIGLVFEVATLVGIKLFDADSETLRGRILEADERIALLPKHIHPSRKPVDDEF from the coding sequence TTGAGAAAAGCGATGACTCAGGCACGGCCTTTTTCGAAATACACCATGGAAGCTGTCAAGCTGCTCGGCAAGCAGATCCAGCTTGGACGCAAGCAACGGCGCTGGTCTGAAACCGAGCTTGCTGAGCGTGCCGGGATTGCCAGGGCGACCCTGCAGCGGATTGAAAAAGGTGACATGGCCTGCAAGATCGGGCTGGTCTTTGAAGTCGCGACCCTTGTCGGGATCAAACTTTTTGATGCGGATAGCGAAACACTAAGAGGGCGAATCCTTGAGGCCGACGAGCGGATCGCCCTGCTTCCCAAGCATATTCACCCCAGCAGAAAACCGGTCGACGATGAATTCTAA
- a CDS encoding OmpA family protein — protein sequence MKKFLPICLAILLTSSAWADSICRQVTAVDFGPVVSSQSSNGFVITQNCEEAHLKALKPVQLSALIRQEESHHAASALPPDSGWTVNFGLNSSSLNRDDLDLLNKIPHNIKVKVTGYTCSIGKEAYNDKLSRSRAEAVANYLQSRGVTLTTVIGKGECCPVSTTDLSKNRRVVIEEEK from the coding sequence GTGAAAAAATTCCTGCCAATCTGCCTGGCAATTCTGCTTACCAGCAGTGCTTGGGCTGATTCGATCTGTCGTCAAGTCACGGCCGTCGATTTCGGACCAGTTGTTTCCAGCCAATCCAGCAATGGGTTTGTCATAACCCAAAACTGCGAAGAAGCTCACCTGAAGGCCCTAAAGCCGGTCCAACTATCCGCTCTCATCCGCCAGGAGGAGAGTCATCACGCTGCCTCCGCATTGCCACCCGATTCCGGATGGACAGTCAATTTCGGCCTTAATTCATCCAGTTTAAACAGGGACGATTTAGACCTTCTGAACAAGATCCCACACAACATCAAAGTGAAAGTCACTGGCTATACCTGCTCGATCGGTAAAGAGGCTTACAACGACAAGCTGTCCCGGAGCAGAGCCGAAGCGGTCGCCAATTATCTACAAAGTCGAGGGGTCACCCTCACCACCGTCATAGGCAAGGGCGAGTGCTGCCCTGTGTCCACCACGGACCTGAGTAAAAACCGAAGGGTCGTCATCGAGGAGGAAAAATGA
- a CDS encoding TraB/VirB10 family protein yields the protein MALKETWKTLAPERKRKFVLAGTIALVLLLGAGGYQMRSKPVPHPRTEEKSTSLIQSPGMLQKSLYQQSQRELAKRDRQMEELRGQLATLMEKDQDREKEGQENSPGPPSTERPVTTVDTLKYPPPPPPGTVYPAMPSQSAAPPPPEEIVAVGDIGMISAPVSEIVADKKKADGQRIYLPPSFMAATLLSGLDAPTSESAKGSPVPALLRIKDLAVLPNSVKADLKGCFVIAEGLGNLADERAHMRLVSLSCLTREGQSVIDQKIKGFLVDQDGKIGLKGRVVSRMGSAIARSMIAGFFGGLGEYVAAQNTITSTSPLGTTQTINTGDALQYGAGSGLASAFKDTQKFYLDLAKQALPVIEVGATKDVTLVIEEGIMLELRDPDKEKN from the coding sequence ATGGCCCTTAAGGAAACCTGGAAAACCCTTGCTCCCGAACGAAAGAGAAAGTTCGTTCTGGCCGGGACGATCGCCCTGGTCTTGTTGCTGGGCGCGGGTGGTTACCAAATGCGATCCAAACCCGTCCCGCATCCGCGTACCGAGGAGAAGTCCACATCTCTGATTCAATCGCCGGGCATGCTGCAGAAGTCCCTGTACCAACAATCACAAAGAGAGCTGGCGAAACGCGACCGCCAGATGGAGGAGCTGCGGGGGCAACTGGCCACCTTGATGGAAAAGGACCAGGACAGGGAAAAAGAAGGTCAGGAGAACAGTCCGGGTCCTCCATCAACGGAGCGTCCAGTGACCACGGTAGACACCTTGAAATACCCTCCGCCACCTCCTCCAGGGACGGTTTATCCCGCGATGCCGTCGCAATCCGCAGCGCCGCCTCCTCCCGAGGAGATTGTCGCCGTCGGTGACATCGGCATGATTTCGGCCCCGGTGTCGGAGATCGTCGCGGATAAAAAAAAAGCGGATGGTCAGAGGATCTATCTTCCTCCCTCCTTCATGGCGGCGACCCTACTTTCCGGCCTGGACGCACCGACCTCGGAATCCGCAAAAGGGAGCCCAGTCCCGGCGTTGCTCCGAATCAAGGACCTGGCGGTATTGCCGAACAGCGTCAAAGCGGATCTCAAGGGGTGCTTCGTTATCGCGGAGGGGCTTGGGAACCTCGCTGACGAGCGAGCACACATGCGACTGGTTTCCCTTTCCTGCCTGACCCGGGAAGGGCAGTCGGTCATCGACCAGAAAATCAAAGGGTTCCTCGTAGACCAGGACGGCAAGATTGGCCTCAAGGGGAGAGTCGTCAGCAGGATGGGCAGTGCGATCGCCAGGTCCATGATCGCGGGATTTTTCGGTGGGCTCGGGGAATATGTCGCGGCCCAAAACACCATAACCAGCACAAGTCCTCTTGGGACAACGCAGACGATCAATACCGGCGATGCCCTGCAATACGGGGCCGGGAGCGGCCTGGCTTCCGCATTCAAGGACACCCAGAAGTTCTACCTCGACCTCGCCAAACAGGCATTGCCTGTCATCGAGGTTGGCGCGACGAAGGATGTCACGCTGGTGATTGAAGAGGGAATCATGCTGGAGCTGCGAGATCCCGATAAGGAGAAAAATTGA
- a CDS encoding type IV conjugative transfer system protein TraL, giving the protein MEKKMPQYLSSPYQLLWFEPDDLSIMVIGYLLAMVFGGIFWLGMIAGPVTYGLLKRRYPRGFLRHMFYMIGWTKLHGYPTFFEEEFVE; this is encoded by the coding sequence ATGGAAAAGAAAATGCCCCAATACCTTTCCAGCCCCTACCAACTCCTTTGGTTTGAACCGGATGACCTTTCCATCATGGTCATCGGGTATCTGCTCGCCATGGTTTTTGGAGGAATCTTCTGGTTGGGAATGATTGCTGGCCCGGTGACCTATGGACTGTTGAAGCGCCGCTATCCACGAGGATTTTTGCGGCACATGTTTTACATGATCGGCTGGACCAAGCTGCACGGCTATCCGACCTTTTTCGAAGAGGAGTTCGTCGAATGA